Proteins encoded by one window of Thermodesulfobacteriota bacterium:
- a CDS encoding DUF362 domain-containing protein, which translates to MAATVSLVRTQRGIREALIDALDRIGGLGRFVGRGDRVLLKPNLNGMDGYTDRAMTGALIELLIDLGAGGICIAESTFGDAEATDRYFHETGYVALAARYGIPLHNLNRSEAVEVPVKEPLALERLPVAREFFEADRIVNLPNMKVHYATGITLALKNMKGFLVGDAKRRCHDAGLDHAIVDINNTLRPHLNVVDAISCMERMGPRGGDPVRLDLVMAGGDPAEVDCVGCAVMGYAIDEVRHLKAIVDSRGIDPEGIVTAGERVEDVRRPFRRVAVEELVPANFRVRGRSACSSCVNAFLLACRHMETAPAGPVEVFMGTAVEEVEASGAFRIAFGNCCPGDLACELRIPGCPPIPYALNERLKKGG; encoded by the coding sequence GCTCGACCGGATCGGAGGGCTCGGCCGTTTCGTCGGCCGGGGCGACCGGGTCCTGCTCAAGCCCAACCTGAACGGGATGGACGGATACACCGACCGGGCGATGACCGGGGCGCTGATCGAGCTTCTGATCGACCTGGGGGCCGGCGGGATCTGCATCGCCGAGTCGACCTTCGGCGACGCGGAGGCGACGGACCGGTATTTCCACGAGACCGGCTACGTCGCGCTCGCGGCGAGGTACGGCATCCCCCTGCACAACCTGAACCGCTCCGAGGCGGTCGAGGTTCCGGTGAAGGAGCCGCTTGCGCTCGAGCGGCTGCCGGTCGCCCGGGAGTTCTTCGAGGCGGACCGGATCGTCAACCTCCCCAACATGAAGGTGCATTACGCCACCGGGATCACGCTCGCCCTGAAGAACATGAAGGGGTTCCTGGTCGGCGACGCGAAGCGGCGCTGCCACGACGCGGGGCTCGACCATGCGATCGTCGACATCAACAACACGCTGCGGCCGCACCTGAACGTAGTCGACGCAATTTCGTGCATGGAGCGGATGGGTCCCCGCGGAGGGGATCCCGTGCGGCTCGACCTGGTCATGGCGGGCGGCGACCCGGCCGAGGTGGACTGCGTCGGATGCGCGGTCATGGGATACGCGATCGACGAGGTGCGGCACCTGAAGGCGATCGTCGATTCGCGCGGAATCGACCCTGAGGGGATCGTGACGGCGGGGGAGCGGGTCGAGGACGTCCGGCGGCCGTTCCGCAGGGTCGCGGTCGAGGAGCTCGTGCCGGCGAATTTCCGGGTCCGGGGCCGGAGCGCCTGCAGCTCCTGCGTGAACGCCTTCCTGCTGGCCTGCAGGCACATGGAGACCGCACCGGCGGGTCCGGTGGAGGTGTTCATGGGGACGGCCGTCGAGGAAGTCGAGGCCTCCGGGGCTTTCCGGATCGCGTTCGGGAACTGCTGCCCGGGCGACCTGGCGTGCGAACTGCGGATCCCCGGCTGCCCTCCGATCCCTTACGCGCTGAACGAGCGGCTGAAGAAGGGCGGGTAG